In Leptospira congkakensis, the DNA window AAGGGAAGGAAGTTTCTCTTTCCGAATACAAAGGACATCCCGTCCTTGTTGTGAACGTTGCATCTAAATGTGGTTATACGCCGCAATACGATGGTTTAGAAAAAGTCCATCAAACATATAAGGATAAAGGTTTGAAAGTGGTTGGATTTCCTTCCAATGATTTTGGTGGCCAAGAACCAGGAACTGAATCCCAAATTGCTGAGTTTTGCAAACTCAACTTTGGAGTGAGTTTTGATCTCATGAAAAAAACAAAAGTTCTTGGAAACGATAAAGATCCCATCTATCAGTTTTTAACTGAAAATGCAAAAGAAAAAGGCGATGTGAAGTGGAACTTCGAAAAATTCCTCATCGATAAAAATGGGAATGTTGTTGGGAGATTTCCATCAGGAACCAAACCGGAATCTGCGGAGCTTAAACAAGCCATTGAAAATCTTCTTTAATCGATTTGTTTTATCGTTTCTTTTTGTATTTTTAAGTATTGGAATCTCTGCTGAGGAATTTACATCGTCCGTACAAATTGTTCGGACATCCACGGCAGAAACGGTTTCGATTTCTGATATTGTCAAAGAATCTTCTAAATACAATGTCATTGTTCTTGGTGAAGAACATGACAATCAGGATCTCCATCGTTTTTATGAAACTTTATTTAAAAGGATTTCGGATCTAGAGCCGACTTCCTTGTCTTTGGAGATGTTGGAACAAGATGGGCAAAATATAACCAACGAATTCTTAAATGGAAGCATCACCGAGTCTCACTTTCTTTCTTCTACTTCCCATTGGAAATCCTTCAAAACCGATTATTTACCGTTAGTTCTACTTGCGAAAGATAAAAAATTGAATGTGGTTGCTGCCAATCCACCAAGACGGTATGTAAATTTAATTTCTAGAAAGGGTTTGGCCGCCTACCGCGAGTTTTCTGATTCGGCACTTACTTTCCTTCCTCCTGCTTATAGTTTAGAAAAATATCTAACAGAAGATTACAAACAGAGGTTAATTGATTTGTTTGCCGGAGGGCACGGCGCAGGTCACGGTTCTGGAAATCCCCATTTGGTTCTCGGCCAAGCAACTTGGGACCAAGGGATGGCGGAATCAATTTCCCGCGAATTTTACAAAACCGGAAAAAAGGTAATCCATCTCAATGGTCGATTTCATTCCGATCGGAAGGGTGGTGTAGTGCATAGACTACGCGAAATGGGGCTTTCTGTGTTAGTCATCTCCGGGTTTGTCAAAGATCGGGAAGAAAGCCACGATTTTGTGAAAATCGCTGATTTTGTAATTTTAACAAACGTCCGATAAGAATAGGGAGAACCTATGTCGGAACCTTCTCCTAAATATCTCTGTCCCCATTGCCAAAAAGCATCACGTTTACCGGAACCAATTCCGAGAGAAGGTAAATTTCAGCTAACGTGCGCTCACTGCAAAGAGAAGGTAATCCTTAATTTTTCAGACTATCGATTCGAAATTTTACAAGTGGTTCCTAAAGAACCTGTCGTTTCTGACACGGCGCAGTCGTTTCAACCTTTTAAAATCCCAACGGAATCTATTGGAAAATCAAACTCCTTTAAAGAAAAACCTGAATCAAAATCCAAACCGTTTTGGGAGAGAAAGGTAGTCTTTGAAAGAGAACCGGAAGTTCGAACCTTCAAACCAAAACCACTCAAACAACGACTTCGCGATGTTAATAGTGGACGAAGTAAGTCTCCAAAATTTTCTTATGTGAAACTTGCGTTTACCGTCATTTCCATTTGTTTATTTTTATTCATTCTTGGGTTCTCTTACTTTGTTGCGGGAGTGCTGGCAACGAAAAAAGAAGTGCCTCTGTATTTGGAATCTCTATCAAAAAACATTCCAACTAAAATTTTAGATCGAAACGGACAGATGGTAAGTGAAATCTTTCAAAAAAGAACTTCCACCTTACGTTTGCAAGATTATCCAGAAGATATGATTTCCATTCTTTTGAATATTGAAGATCAAAAGTTTTTCTTTCATGGTGGGATTGATTATTCTGCCATCCTTAGAGCCTTTTTTAAAAATATTGTTAATTTAAGTTATAAACAAGGTGCCTCCACCATTACGCAACAGTTAGCAAGAATTATCTTAGATGATCGTCGCAAAAGTTTAAATCGTAAATGGCGAGAAGCACAACTGGCCTTTGC includes these proteins:
- a CDS encoding glutathione peroxidase, giving the protein MKQGGSMQRKVLFAIFLFIGSHIYAGGKKMSFHDFKSVSIQGKEVSLSEYKGHPVLVVNVASKCGYTPQYDGLEKVHQTYKDKGLKVVGFPSNDFGGQEPGTESQIAEFCKLNFGVSFDLMKKTKVLGNDKDPIYQFLTENAKEKGDVKWNFEKFLIDKNGNVVGRFPSGTKPESAELKQAIENLL
- a CDS encoding ChaN family lipoprotein, giving the protein MKIFFNRFVLSFLFVFLSIGISAEEFTSSVQIVRTSTAETVSISDIVKESSKYNVIVLGEEHDNQDLHRFYETLFKRISDLEPTSLSLEMLEQDGQNITNEFLNGSITESHFLSSTSHWKSFKTDYLPLVLLAKDKKLNVVAANPPRRYVNLISRKGLAAYREFSDSALTFLPPAYSLEKYLTEDYKQRLIDLFAGGHGAGHGSGNPHLVLGQATWDQGMAESISREFYKTGKKVIHLNGRFHSDRKGGVVHRLREMGLSVLVISGFVKDREESHDFVKIADFVILTNVR